The proteins below are encoded in one region of Oncorhynchus masou masou isolate Uvic2021 chromosome 15, UVic_Omas_1.1, whole genome shotgun sequence:
- the LOC135555976 gene encoding zinc finger and SCAN domain-containing protein 2-like, translating to MTKLQLLNAYLTERLMVAVDEILEVVGGTVSEFEEETARTKRENEVLKRRLREVGLDTGTECSAVSTRPVSLSMSGQHQWSSDQGPDPESTQTQNDMVMNQDTMPATHSQLPTECTEWKSLCNSPHTLSSQQTDTSATTPVVAPLTSASVKRDLDEEDDQLLLPSANPFSSTSCPVDRVVLHYNAEGIKTEPSDTIPTDLGSVSAQMGCGELNPSSDPGPATVETRYTVSDLSADLESVVADSSRYGASASGVPTDLVSASAAMIPDGFFRQIGSDGCVTTGPELDFGDTTSTVGPLTSLFYPGQTRRQPQTNRSTNRGHQQINRSTNNRGQQQTNNRGDQKSHPCPQCGKIFSHVSRLKIHLRIHTGEKPYVCALCGKRFNNDGTLRNHRRVHTELRLYGCPVCGMSFKDAYTCRKHQRVHNGMRPAGGGAHTCSLCGKAFSEAAKLTKHIRTHVSDIG from the exons ATGACTAAACTACAGCTTTTGAATGCTTACCTCACCGAGCGGTTAATGGTGGCTGTAGATGAGATACTGGAGGTGGTCGGGGGGACAGTGTCAGAATTCGAGGAGGAGACTGCCCGTacgaagagagagaatgaagtcCTAAAACGAAGGTTACGAGAAGTTGGACTCGACACGGGAACGGAATGTTCAGCAG TCTCGACCaggcctgtttctctctctatgtctgggCAGCACCAGTGGAGTTCCGACCAGGGTCCAGACCCTGAGTCTACACAGACCCAGAACGACATGGTAATGAACCAGGATACGATGCCTGCCACACATAGCCAGCTACCCACAGAGTGCACCGAGTGGAAGAGTCTGTGTAACTCTCCACATACCCTGTCCTCACAACAGACCGATACATCAGCTACCACCCCAGTAGTAGCTCCATTGACTTCAGCGTCCGTGAAAAGGGACTTGGACGAAGAAGACGACCAGCTTCTACTTCCCTCTGCAAATCCCTTCAGCAGCACATCATGCCCCGTGGACAGAGTGGTTTTACACTATAACGCCGAGGGCATCAAAACAGAGCCTAGTGATACTATCCCTACTGACTTGGGGTCAGTATCTGCTCAGATGGGGTGTGGTGAACTAAACCCCAGTTCCGACCCTGGACCAGCCACTGTTGAAACCAGGTACACTGTTTCAGACCTGAGCGCTGACCTGGAATCAGTGGTTGCAGACAGCAGCAGGTATGGTGCCTCTGCCTCGGGCGTCCCAACTGACCTGGTATCAGCTAGTGCGGCCATGATCCCAGATGGCTTTTTCCGTCAGATTGGCAGCGATGGTTGTGTAACAACAGGGCCAGAACTAGACTTCGGGGACACCACCAGTACCGTAGGTCCCTTGACCTCCCTGTTCTATCCGGGACAAACCAGACGTCAACCACAAACAAATAGGTCAACAAATAGGGGTCATCAACAAATAAACAGGTCCACAAACAACAGGggtcaacaacaaacaaacaacaggGGGGATCAGAAGTCCCACCCGTGCCCTCAGTGTGGTAAGATATTCAGCCACGTGTCACGCCTCAAGATCCACCTCCGcattcacacaggggagaagccgtaCGTTTGTGCACTGTGTGGCAAGCGATTCAACAACGATGGCACACTGAGGAACCACCGGCGCGTTCACACGGAGCTGCGGCTGTACGGCTGCCCTGTCTGCGGCATGAGCTTCAAGGACGCCTACACGTGTAGGAAGCACCAGCGCGTTCACAATGGAATGCGGCCTGCCGGAGGCGGGGCCCACACCTGCAGCCTGTGTGGCAAGGCTTTCAGTGAGGCAGCTAAGCTGACCAAACACATCAGAACTCATGTGTCGGACATTGGGTGA
- the LOC135555977 gene encoding zinc finger protein with KRAB and SCAN domains 1-like has protein sequence MTKLQLLNAYLTERLTVVVREILDVVGDTVAEYREETARTKRENESAKRQNESLRRQLRDILLLAETDWRSPSLSLSGQQQLCEQEWNMTQSPSQEHDPEPLQQSQVNRRGLQTQSQVNRRGLQTQSQVILGKDGSLTGPNQGHTETVRVEEKPSPGEAIPKTEHNSDPEPKGIGNASSLAPTLFSSNAHCATTTGAAKAEMPVLRTEGKTPAPIDPIQGRIKMEPKECDVTVNLTNHEPQSSSDYTGRPITRLPHNHELSGDTGFKDLPDMDISELHNTPVHDQQTYETEPGPKDRVLPCNESNNFTPTDHQEGRPHRCTRCGESFSQAASLHLHLQYKKPYACDWCCKSFAQSADLRRHHRIHTGERPHRCSWCSKSFTQRGNLRRHLRIHTGERPYSCPYCHRTFSDGDTMKKHKRTHSGEKPYCCVQCPKSFTVASGLRVHLNTHLTDAGQLIT, from the exons ATGACCAAATTGCAGCTGTTGAATGCTTACCTGACAGAACGTTTAACGGTAGTGGTGCGGGAGATTCTGGACGTGGTCGGGGACACAGTGGCCGAGTACCGAGAAGAGACGGCTAGGAcgaagagagagaacgaaagcGCGAAGAGACAAAATGAAAGCCTGCGGCGACAGCTCCGGGACATCCTACTCTTGGCGGAGACAGACTGGC GATCCCCTAGCCTTTCTCTCTCTGGGCAGCAGCAGCTCTGTGAGCAAGAGTGGAACATGACCCAGAGCCCCAGTCAGGAACATGACCCAGAGCCCCTGCAGCAGAGCCAGGTCAACAGACGAGGGCTACAGACACAGAGCCAGGTCAACAGACGAGGGCTGCAGACACAGAGCCAGGTAATATTGGGTAAGGATGGGAGTCTAACAGGACCAAACCAgggacacactgaaacagtcagaGTAGAGGAGAAGCCCAGTCCAGGGGAGGCAATCCCAAAGACTGAACACAACTCAGACCCAGAACCCAAGGGTATTGGAAACGCCTCGTCCTTGGCCCCAACTCTGTTCTCCTCCAATGCCCACTGTGCCACAACAACTGGAGCAGCCAAGGCTGAAATGCCAGTCCTTAGGACAGAGGGAAAGACGCCCGCTCCCATCGACCCAATTCAGGGACGGATCAAAATGGAACCCAAGGAATGTGACGTCACAGTGAACCTCACCAACCATGAACCTCAATCCAGTTCAGACTACACAGGTCGTCCTATAACACGACTACCCCACAACCATGAACTCTCAGGCGACACTGGCTTCAAAGACCTTCCAGATATGGACATCTCGGAGCTCCATAACACACCTGTACATGACCAGCAAACATATGAAACAGAGCCTGGGCCCAAGGACAGGGTGTTGCCATGCAACGAGAGTAACAACTTCACCCCCACCGACCACCAGGAGGGACGCCCACACCGCTGCACCCGATGTGGGGAGAGTTTCAGCCAGGCGGccagcctccacctccacctccagtaCAAGAAGCCCTACGcctgtgactggtgctgtaagTCCTTCGCCCAGTCGGCTGACCTGCGGCGCCACCACCGCATCCACACGGGGGAGAGGCCCCACCGCTGCTCCTGGTGCTCCAAAAGCTTTACCCAGAGAGGCAACCTGAGACGACACCTGAG GATCCACACCGGTGAGAGACCCTACAGCTGCCCCTACTGCCACAGGACCTTCAGCGACGGAGACACCATGAAGAAGCACAAACGGACTCACTCTGGGGAGAAACCCTATTGCTGTGTCCAGTGTCCCAAGAGTTTCACTGTGGCCAGCGGCCTGCGGGTACACctgaacacacacctgacagatGCAGGGCAGCTCATCACATGA
- the LOC135556003 gene encoding proline-rich transmembrane protein 2-like, producing the protein MASNTNAAPSGAEGEQQPEQTITSQPTSAEHQETAPDSSQSEPKDHLAVISEKMETSNGMCAADSSPTSSISSPKRLPHAKPTNGRARKGSRSGSLLGHGAGSPRPSISRQPSTVTEEDNGKPPRDYLILAILSCFCPLWPINIVALVFSVMSRNSLQLGNVDGARRLGRNAMVLSIVSLVGGVIIIIAAIVLNWGSIIKS; encoded by the exons ATGGCTTCCAACACCAATGCTGCCCCCAGTGGAGCGGAGGGAGAACAGCAGCCGGAGCAGACTATCACCTCCCAGCCAACCAGCGCTGAGCACCAAGAGACAGCCCCTGACTCCAGCCAATCGGAACCCAAAGACCACTTGGCAGTAATCAGCGAGAAGATGGAGACCA GTAATGGAATGTGTGCTGCCGACTCCTCGCCCACATCTTCCATCTCGTCCCCCAAGCGACTGCCACACGCAAAACCAACCAACGGCCGGGCGCGGAAAGGAAGCCGCTCTGGGTCCCTGCTGGGTCATGGGGCAGGGTCTCCCAGGCCTTCCATCAGCCGTCAGCCCAGCACTGTGACAGAAGAGGACAACGGCAAGCCCCCTAGAGACTACCTGATCCTGGCCATCCTGTCCTGCTTCTGCCCCTTGTGGCCCATCAACATCGTGGCTCTCGTCTTCTCTGTTATG TCGAGGAACAGCCTGCAGCTGGGGAACGTTGACGGGGCGCGGCGTCTGGGCCGGAACGCAATGGTGCTGTCCATCGTCTCGCTAGTTGGCggggtcatcatcatcatcgcagCCATCGTCTTAAACTGGGGAA GTATAATAAAATCCTGA